The following proteins are co-located in the Megalobrama amblycephala isolate DHTTF-2021 linkage group LG12, ASM1881202v1, whole genome shotgun sequence genome:
- the LOC125280611 gene encoding uncharacterized protein LOC125280611: MRGNSFCAEVDKISLHIAYYFSALKNSVVYEPPLQEKKMQRRLTTRQALEMILSEVNPCDSDGEDIELQLDSDSELSDLSSDEETAPQPKKRARLGTDLTETAKDGTVWHEEQVGTYLPFTPIKAYAADGEPTAKARKSILSRLQSFLCFITLDMLHSIQEWTIQHAQETEPVHWFMALPELMVFIAIVILRGLTKVPSLRDCWSANLGNPHIIGTMPRNRFQDIMRHLRFDDRSTRSDRAKTDKFAAISSVWGSFVTNCITSYNPGLHITVDEQLFPSKTRCCFLQYIATKPDKFGIKFWVACDLKSKYICNVLPYLGKDPSRPSGERLSENVVMRLMEPFLDKGRNVTTDNFLTSLSLAHKLLSRKTTILGTVNKIRREIPQSARHTDRNEFTTQVFSTTAATLTAYAPKRKKTVYILSSMHSVIQTDNTTKRKPNTVTLYNTTKCGVDVMDQMVREYTVRTGTRRWPLAVFYNMIDMAALNAHVLYQACTGRQERRVDFLVELARVG; encoded by the exons ATGAGAGGTAATTCCTTTTGTGCTGAGGTGGATAAAATCTCACTGCACATAGCCTACTACTTCAGTGCCCTCAAGAATTCTGTGGTGTACGAACCTCCTCTCCAAGAAAAGAAAATGCAGAGAAGACTCACCACTCGGCAGGCCTTGGAAATGATCCTGAGTGAAGTAAACCCTTGTGACTCAGATGGAGAAGACATAGAACTTCAGCTGGATTCGGACTCAGAGCTGTCTGATCTGTCTTCAG ATGAGGAGACTGCTCCTCAACCAAAAAAGAGAGCCCGTTTGGGGACTGACCTGACAGAGACAGCGAAAGATGGCACAGTGTGGCATGAAGAACAGGTGGGGACATATCTCCCTTTCACCCCAATCAAAGCGTACGCTGCAGATGGAGAGCCAACGGCTAAGGCCAGGAAAAGTATCTTGAGTCGCCTTCAGAGCTTCCTGTGTTTCATCACTCTTGACATGCTTCATAGCATTCAAGAATGGACTATTCAACATGCACAGGAAACGGAGCCTGTTCATTGGTTCATGGCCCTCCCTGAACTAATGGTATTTATTGCAATTGTCATCTTGCGGGGGCTTACCAAGGTTCCATCACTACGTGACTGCTGGTCAGCAAACCTGGGAAACCCACATATCATTGGAACAATGCCGCGAAACCGCTTCCAAGACATCATGCGACACCTACGCTTTGATGACAGGTCCACCCGGAGTGATCGAGCAAAGACTGATAAGTTTGCTGCAATTTCCAGTGTGTGGGGATCATTTGTCACCAATTGCATCACGTCCTACAACCCTGGTCTACATATCACCGTTGATGAACAGCTTTTCCCGTCAAAGACTCGCTGCTGTTTCCTGCAGTATATTGCAACTAAACCTGACAAGTTTGGGATCAAGTTTTGGGTGGCTTGCGACCTAAAATCCAAGTACATTTGTAATGTCCTCCCATATCTTGGCAAGGACCCTAGTCGTCCCAGTGGAGAGAGACTGTCTGAAAATGTAGTGATGAGGCTGATGGAACCATTCCTAGACAAGGGCAGAAATGTTACCACGGACAATTTCTTAACCTCGCTGTCACTTGCGCATAAACTTCTTAGCCGGAAAACCACCATACTCGGCACAGTCAACAAGATTCGCCGGGAAATCCCTCAATCCGCTAGACACACAGATCGCAATGAATTCACCACTCAG GTGTTTTCAACCACTGCTGCTACGCTGACGGCGTATGCGCCCAAACGGAAGAAGACTGTCTACATTCTTAGCAGCATGCACAGCGTGATTCAGACTGATAATACCACCAAAAGGAAGCCAAACACTGTCACCCTTTACAACACCACAAAGTGCGGCGTGGATGTGATGGACCAGATGGTGCGGGAGTACACTGTCCGCACAGGGACACGGCGCTGGCCACTTGCCGTGTTCTATAACATGATTGACATGGCAGCACTGAATGCACATGTGCTGTATCAAGCATGCACCGGAAGGCAGGAAAGACGGGTGGACTTCCTGGTGGAGCTTGCAAGAGTTGGCTAA